The Romeriopsis navalis LEGE 11480 genomic interval GTGGGGCATTCCCGATCGTTCCCTTCCGCCATTTGGCTGAATTACCTGCCTAATGCGGCTTTGGCCATGTCAATCAGGCTGCTGCCACCAAAGGCGATCGCGAGTAAAATCGAGATGGAGACGGCTAGCCCGACACCACAAAGTAATAAGCCACCGAGGCTGATCGCGCCATCGTCGTCGAGTAAGCCAAAGCCGGTAACGAAAATGCCCATGGCCGGGATAGTATTTGTGCCCGGAATCGGAATCATCATAGAAAGTGACATGAGCGCGATCGTGCAACCAATCACAATGCGCCCTGGCAGACTATGACAGACACTGGTCATACGTGGCCGGGAAATGGCTTCAATCCGCTTTAACCAAGGGAGTCCGGCCTTCATCAATTTTTGGACTGTTGCCACTTCAAAGCCATGATGCCGCCATTTCTGAGGGAACCAGGGTTCATCGCGGCCGATGATGAGTTGTCCCGC includes:
- a CDS encoding exopolysaccharide biosynthesis protein translates to MASLSNELEKFFFQNDRWPEAVDSQSPEDSSPESHPPSVDPSPDKVTLANLLELAGERTFGFLFVLLALPSALPVPAPGYSIPFGIAMLLLAGQLIIGRDEPWFPQKWRHHGFEVATVQKLMKAGLPWLKRIEAISRPRMTSVCHSLPGRIVIGCTIALMSLSMMIPIPGTNTIPAMGIFVTGFGLLDDDGAISLGGLLLCGVGLAVSISILLAIAFGGSSLIDMAKAALGR